In the genome of Desulfovulcanus ferrireducens, one region contains:
- a CDS encoding FmdB family zinc ribbon protein — MPIYEYYCYDCRKIQELITFRVSQEIEAKCPQCGGTRMKKLISRARVKLSEETRLERLADPSKWGDFDENDPRSMAKMIKKMGSEIGEDFDPAEVDQALEEAMGTEGLDDSGTGVASGDSDDDS; from the coding sequence ATGCCCATATATGAATATTATTGTTATGATTGTCGAAAAATTCAGGAATTAATCACTTTTCGTGTGAGCCAGGAAATTGAGGCCAAGTGTCCGCAATGTGGAGGAACAAGGATGAAAAAGCTCATTTCTCGGGCCAGGGTCAAACTTTCAGAAGAGACGCGCCTGGAAAGGTTGGCCGATCCCAGTAAATGGGGTGATTTTGATGAGAATGATCCCCGGTCCATGGCCAAAATGATCAAAAAAATGGGCTCAGAAATTGGTGAAGACTTTGACCCGGCAGAGGTTGATCAGGCCCTGGAAGAAGCAATGGGTACAGAAGGGCTTGATGATTCTGGAACAGGAGTTGCATCTGGTGACAGTGATGATGACTCTTAA